One window of Chryseobacterium culicis genomic DNA carries:
- a CDS encoding GLPGLI family protein, whose protein sequence is MKRSFNIFFCFLLILFKSQTPKQEKNLSILEVKYNFSYLEDTLNAKNLISEPMILLTNGKKSLYYSENDKAFSDGFKKQLDAAIKTGSIVEPGKLLQSKVRHSVYKDNDSLYISNHLGRDFYTFYVKGIQWKVDNSIHKDIQGYKCTKAVAKVGRRTYIAWFTYDVPINDGPYKFKGLPGLILKVNDESQYFNFELLSITKINLPISYKKGLLITKDQYLAKRKEYSNDPSQGKINTPAYRKRINENKNKFNNFLEE, encoded by the coding sequence ATGAAAAGAAGTTTCAATATATTTTTTTGTTTTCTTTTAATTCTTTTTAAAAGTCAGACTCCAAAGCAAGAGAAAAACCTCTCTATATTAGAAGTCAAATATAACTTCTCCTATTTAGAAGATACTTTAAACGCCAAGAACCTTATTTCAGAGCCCATGATACTGCTTACTAATGGTAAGAAGTCTCTTTATTACAGTGAAAATGATAAAGCCTTTTCAGATGGTTTTAAAAAACAATTAGATGCTGCAATAAAGACAGGAAGTATTGTGGAGCCTGGCAAATTATTACAATCAAAAGTAAGACATTCTGTTTATAAGGATAATGATTCTCTTTATATATCGAATCATTTAGGTAGAGATTTTTATACATTTTATGTAAAAGGTATTCAGTGGAAGGTTGATAATTCGATTCATAAAGATATTCAAGGATATAAATGTACAAAAGCTGTGGCAAAAGTGGGTAGGAGAACATATATCGCATGGTTTACTTATGATGTACCCATAAATGATGGTCCTTACAAATTTAAAGGTCTTCCAGGATTAATTTTGAAGGTCAATGATGAAAGTCAATACTTTAATTTTGAACTTCTTTCTATAACTAAAATAAATTTACCTATATCCTATAAAAAAGGACTGTTAATTACTAAAGATCAATACTTAGCAAAACGTAAAGAATATAGTAATGATCCTTCTCAAGGTAAAATTAATACTCCTGCGTATAGAAAAAGGATTAATGAAAATAAGAATAAGTTTAATAATTTTTTAGAAGAGTAG
- a CDS encoding polyprenyl synthetase family protein, with protein MEFLDRYQQIVADAITKYTFKDKPSELYDPMNYIISHGGKRLRPIMVLMACDMFGGDLKQAIKPALAIEFFHNFTLIHDDIMDEAPLRRNKPTIHTLHGLNVGILSGDGLMLKAYKFFEDLEPEIFKACIRIFTHTGLLLCEGQQYDINFETQKDVTFDDYIRMITYKTGVLSASSFEIGALIARADFKDAKAIFNFGKHIGIAFQIMDDYLDVFGDQAQFGKKHAGDIYENKKTVLYLLAREHATDEERKELDYWYSKKTENVDKVYGVEKIFRRTKVDEKALRLIEKHNEIGQSYLQKIDVPEEKKKPFIELANYLLRRES; from the coding sequence ATGGAATTTTTAGACAGATACCAGCAGATTGTTGCAGATGCCATCACTAAATATACTTTTAAAGATAAACCTTCGGAGCTCTATGATCCGATGAATTATATTATTTCCCATGGTGGAAAACGTCTTCGTCCCATTATGGTGCTAATGGCATGTGATATGTTCGGTGGAGATCTAAAGCAGGCAATCAAACCGGCATTGGCTATTGAATTCTTCCATAACTTCACCCTAATCCATGATGATATTATGGATGAAGCTCCTTTAAGAAGAAACAAACCTACCATTCATACTTTACATGGTCTTAACGTAGGAATTCTTTCCGGGGACGGGCTGATGCTGAAAGCATATAAGTTTTTTGAAGATCTTGAACCTGAAATTTTCAAAGCGTGTATCAGAATATTTACCCACACCGGACTTCTTTTATGTGAAGGACAGCAGTATGATATCAATTTTGAAACTCAGAAGGATGTTACTTTTGATGATTATATCAGAATGATTACTTACAAAACAGGAGTTCTAAGTGCATCTTCATTTGAGATCGGAGCTCTGATTGCAAGAGCAGATTTTAAAGATGCCAAAGCTATTTTTAACTTCGGAAAGCATATCGGGATTGCATTCCAGATTATGGATGATTATCTTGATGTATTCGGAGATCAGGCTCAGTTTGGAAAAAAACACGCCGGAGATATTTACGAAAATAAGAAAACTGTTCTATATCTATTAGCAAGAGAACACGCTACGGATGAAGAAAGAAAAGAACTGGATTACTGGTACTCTAAAAAAACTGAAAATGTGGATAAGGTGTACGGAGTAGAAAAAATATTCAGAAGAACTAAAGTAGATGAAAAAGCGTTACGTTTGATTGAAAAACATAATGAAATTGGACAAAGTTATCTTCAGAAAATAGATGTTCCGGAAGAAAAGAAAAAACCTTTTATCGAACTGGCAAATTATTTGTTGAGAAGAGAAAGTTAA
- a CDS encoding GSCFA domain-containing protein, producing MKFRTEVDIPASEKKIEIEDKIFSIGSCFASEMTDLLQDGQLQTLNNPFGTIFNPFSINYAVNRLHDSAFYEEEELITYNEEYISLDHHTSFDTRYIHQTLDKINGAIEAGNAFLQEADWIIITYGSSFIYEFLPKKKLVANCHKIPQKFFEKRLLSHQELTNSIYQTILDLKDICKEGVQILFTVSPVRHTKDGMVENQLSKSKLITAIHESISMLEDCHYLPVYEILMDDLRDYRFYKEDMIHPSTQAVNYIFEKFGNAYFSGETQNFIKENFKIIKALEHKTSDKKDPKFIEFREKLDQRIEVQRKKVKHKIF from the coding sequence ATGAAATTCAGAACAGAAGTTGATATTCCTGCATCAGAAAAGAAAATTGAAATTGAAGATAAAATATTTTCAATAGGTTCGTGCTTTGCCTCTGAAATGACGGATTTACTGCAAGACGGGCAACTTCAGACTTTAAATAACCCTTTTGGGACAATTTTTAACCCTTTTTCCATCAATTATGCGGTCAATAGATTACATGATTCCGCATTTTATGAAGAAGAGGAGTTGATTACCTATAATGAAGAATATATTTCTCTGGATCATCACACCAGTTTTGATACCCGTTATATTCATCAGACCTTAGATAAGATTAATGGAGCCATTGAAGCGGGAAATGCCTTTCTTCAGGAAGCCGACTGGATTATTATCACCTACGGATCTTCATTTATTTATGAATTTCTTCCCAAGAAAAAACTGGTGGCCAACTGTCACAAAATTCCTCAAAAGTTTTTTGAAAAAAGACTGCTTTCCCATCAGGAGCTTACAAATTCCATTTATCAAACAATTCTTGATCTTAAAGATATTTGTAAAGAAGGTGTACAGATTCTGTTCACGGTTTCACCTGTAAGGCATACAAAAGATGGAATGGTGGAAAACCAGTTAAGTAAGTCTAAACTGATTACTGCTATCCATGAATCTATTTCGATGCTCGAAGACTGTCATTACCTTCCTGTCTACGAAATTTTAATGGATGATCTCAGAGATTACCGTTTTTATAAAGAAGATATGATTCATCCCAGCACACAGGCGGTTAATTATATTTTTGAAAAATTCGGGAATGCTTATTTTTCAGGAGAAACCCAGAATTTTATTAAAGAAAATTTTAAGATTATCAAAGCGCTGGAACATAAGACGAGTGATAAGAAAGATCCAAAGTTTATTGAATTCAGAGAAAAGCTGGATCAAAGAATCGAAGTTCAGCGTAAAAAGGTAAAACATAAAATATTTTAA
- a CDS encoding DUF4269 domain-containing protein — MRDFTKIDYLKSGNERQRKAYEILTKHGVFEKLKDYSPILAGTVPIEIDIEGSDLDLIFEVDLQFEEDFLDDLMFSRFIPHDVDVEYPIINGEKCITLNFMLEGFPIEIFGQNKPTIQQNAYLHMMAEYKILQEKGEEFKQKIIELKNRGIKTEPAFGILLGLENPYEDLLKF; from the coding sequence ATGCGTGATTTTACCAAAATTGATTATCTCAAAAGCGGTAATGAAAGACAGAGAAAAGCTTACGAAATTCTTACAAAACATGGTGTCTTTGAGAAGTTGAAAGATTATTCCCCGATTTTGGCAGGAACTGTTCCTATTGAGATTGACATTGAAGGAAGTGATCTGGATCTTATTTTTGAGGTGGATTTACAATTTGAAGAAGACTTTCTGGATGATTTAATGTTCAGCCGTTTTATTCCTCATGATGTGGACGTTGAATATCCGATTATAAACGGTGAAAAATGCATTACCTTAAATTTTATGCTGGAAGGGTTTCCCATCGAAATTTTCGGACAGAATAAGCCTACAATACAGCAAAACGCTTATCTACATATGATGGCTGAATACAAAATATTACAGGAAAAAGGAGAAGAGTTTAAACAAAAAATAATAGAACTTAAAAACCGGGGAATAAAGACAGAACCCGCTTTCGGAATATTGCTGGGACTTGAAAATCCTTATGAAGATCTATTGAAATTTTAA
- a CDS encoding TatD family hydrolase, with protein sequence MIDTHTHLYAEEFDEDRKEAIQRALDKGITEFYLPAIDSESHEKMLQLETEYPGQIFSMMGLHPCYVKPESWEKELEIVKNYLNQRHFPAIGEIGIDLYWDKTTLDIQVKAFEQQIDWAIEKDLPIVIHTRESFDETFEVLERKKHPKLRGIFHCFSGNLEQAQHAIDLNFILGIGGVVTFKNGKIDQFLSEIPLDKIVLETDSPYLAPVPHRGKRNESSYLDLVAGKLVDIYGKDFSEIDRMTTENAKNLFK encoded by the coding sequence ATGATTGATACACATACACATCTATACGCAGAAGAATTTGATGAAGACAGAAAAGAAGCTATTCAGAGAGCTTTAGATAAAGGAATTACAGAATTTTACCTTCCTGCCATTGATTCTGAATCTCACGAGAAAATGCTGCAACTGGAAACAGAATATCCGGGACAGATTTTTTCAATGATGGGATTACATCCTTGTTATGTAAAGCCGGAATCGTGGGAAAAAGAACTTGAGATCGTAAAAAATTACCTTAATCAGAGACATTTTCCGGCAATAGGAGAGATTGGAATTGATCTGTATTGGGATAAAACAACGTTAGATATCCAGGTAAAAGCTTTTGAACAGCAGATTGACTGGGCTATAGAAAAAGACCTTCCCATTGTTATTCATACAAGAGAAAGCTTCGATGAGACATTTGAAGTACTGGAAAGAAAGAAACATCCTAAACTAAGAGGGATTTTCCACTGTTTCTCAGGAAATCTTGAACAGGCACAGCACGCTATTGATCTTAATTTTATTTTAGGAATCGGTGGAGTAGTAACCTTTAAAAATGGGAAAATAGATCAGTTTCTGAGCGAAATTCCTCTGGATAAAATTGTTCTGGAAACAGATTCTCCTTATCTGGCTCCGGTTCCCCACAGAGGAAAAAGAAATGAAAGTTCCTATCTTGACTTGGTAGCAGGAAAGTTGGTAGATATTTACGGAAAGGATTTTTCTGAAATTGACCGCATGACTACAGAGAATGCAAAAAATCTTTTCAAATAA
- a CDS encoding DEAD/DEAH box helicase, with translation MNFTDLNLIEPIAKAIQEQGYTTPTPIQERSIPDILEGRDFLGCAQTGTGKTAAFSIPILQNLSKNKIPNKHIKALILTPTRELAIQIEENINAYGKYLPLKQLVIFGGVKQGNQEAALRKGVDILVATPGRLLDFIAQGIISLKNLEIFVLDEADRMLDMGFVHDVKRIIKLLPQRRQTLFFSATMPAEIQKLANSILNNPIKVEVTPVSSTADTIKQSVYFVEKDNKLNLLSHILQNDISESVLVFARTKHGADKISRKLQKDNISAEAIHGNKSQNARQNALNNFKSGKTRVLVATDIAARGIDIDELKFVINFELSDVSETYVHRIGRTGRAGAEGTSISFVDGLDLLNLKNTEKLIGKKIPVIKDHPFHTDDLVAQKRDSNNRPMSGGGEKPKTGNNNNSRPNNNRKKPSAGASVGFKKPKNKNFTRKK, from the coding sequence TTGAATTTTACAGACTTAAACTTAATAGAACCTATTGCAAAAGCAATCCAGGAGCAGGGATACACGACTCCTACTCCTATCCAGGAAAGATCTATTCCTGATATCTTAGAAGGCAGAGACTTTTTAGGTTGTGCGCAGACAGGAACAGGAAAGACAGCTGCTTTTTCCATCCCTATTCTACAGAACTTATCCAAAAATAAAATTCCCAATAAACATATAAAAGCATTAATCCTTACTCCAACCAGAGAACTGGCGATTCAGATTGAGGAAAATATTAATGCTTACGGTAAATATCTTCCATTAAAGCAACTTGTTATTTTCGGAGGGGTAAAGCAAGGAAACCAGGAAGCTGCTTTGAGAAAAGGAGTTGATATTCTGGTAGCTACACCAGGAAGACTTCTTGATTTTATTGCTCAGGGAATCATCAGCCTGAAAAATCTTGAAATCTTTGTTCTTGATGAAGCAGACAGAATGCTGGATATGGGTTTTGTACATGATGTAAAAAGAATCATTAAACTTTTACCTCAAAGAAGACAGACTTTATTCTTTTCGGCAACAATGCCTGCTGAAATTCAGAAGCTTGCTAATTCTATCTTAAATAATCCTATAAAAGTAGAGGTTACTCCCGTTTCTTCTACAGCAGATACCATTAAACAATCTGTTTATTTTGTAGAAAAAGATAACAAACTGAATTTGCTTTCTCACATTCTGCAAAATGATATTTCGGAGTCTGTATTGGTTTTTGCAAGAACAAAACACGGTGCAGATAAGATTTCCAGAAAACTTCAGAAAGACAATATTTCTGCGGAAGCTATTCACGGTAATAAATCTCAGAATGCGAGACAAAATGCTCTGAACAACTTTAAATCCGGGAAAACAAGGGTTCTTGTAGCCACTGATATTGCAGCAAGGGGAATTGATATTGATGAATTGAAATTCGTGATCAATTTTGAGCTTTCCGATGTTTCTGAAACTTATGTACACAGAATCGGAAGAACAGGAAGAGCCGGAGCTGAAGGAACCTCTATTTCTTTTGTAGATGGGCTGGATCTTTTGAACTTAAAGAATACCGAAAAACTGATTGGAAAGAAAATTCCTGTCATCAAAGACCATCCGTTCCATACTGATGATCTGGTAGCCCAAAAAAGAGATTCCAATAACAGACCAATGTCTGGAGGTGGTGAAAAGCCAAAAACAGGTAACAACAATAATTCAAGGCCGAATAATAACCGTAAAAAGCCTTCTGCGGGAGCTTCCGTTGGGTTTAAAAAGCCAAAGAATAAGAATTTCACCAGAAAGAAATAA
- a CDS encoding T9SS type A sorting domain-containing protein translates to MKRFYIVFILVIPLFLFSQKENDNWYFGNKAAVNFSASAAVGLNNSEMEASEACGTISDSSGKLLFYMNGQTVWNREHQIMSNGTLAPSNNNSAQQLAIVKNPADSNQYYVFITGENAFGQFAINYSIVDMTLGGIGADGAPLGDVVKDKKNISVLNPSGNELFSEAVTVVAHSNKEDFWVLIPNGSDIYAYKIDSNGFSNGQPIVSNLNLPLNLGSGRYYSIKASPKINNPMYSNLVGISFWGDFNAGNVPDTYFFNQVYSFNASTGLITNDFFLHVKGLKAYLPEFNRDASVLFLGYGHIYAVDLVNSTSSNVQYMEIFHDPSSITSSSATGIQRNIYGDVYISRQSKSFLGKVINPDVYSSFMSVDMNAVSLLKASANYGLPQIVPIHDKSGFEGYYPCVGNLTLFSEPNVSFYYKIAETITTKDKYILQGKHNITMQAGESINLLSGTFIDNDASYYGFIAPCSKEEDKLSRSAYRKPSPVKMFLELDKKERVETNSDIKVYPNPVSDFLTITAAAKINNVEVYDISGKRIEVSLKDNKVDVRNLSGGVYLIIIETKNGKMTKQFIKK, encoded by the coding sequence ATGAAACGATTTTATATAGTTTTTATATTGGTTATACCCTTGTTTTTATTTTCTCAGAAAGAAAATGATAATTGGTATTTTGGAAATAAGGCGGCTGTTAATTTCTCAGCTTCTGCTGCTGTAGGTTTAAACAATAGTGAGATGGAAGCTTCTGAAGCATGCGGCACCATAAGTGATAGCAGTGGGAAACTGCTTTTCTATATGAATGGACAAACAGTATGGAATAGGGAACACCAAATTATGTCTAACGGTACTTTAGCTCCTAGTAATAATAATAGTGCACAGCAGCTGGCTATTGTTAAAAATCCGGCAGACAGTAATCAGTATTATGTTTTTATTACGGGTGAAAACGCGTTCGGGCAGTTTGCGATTAATTATTCAATTGTTGACATGACTTTAGGAGGTATCGGAGCTGATGGAGCGCCGTTAGGTGATGTTGTAAAGGATAAAAAAAATATTTCAGTCCTGAATCCATCCGGAAATGAGTTGTTCTCGGAAGCGGTAACTGTTGTAGCTCATTCCAATAAAGAAGACTTTTGGGTTTTAATACCTAATGGTTCGGATATTTATGCCTACAAGATTGATAGTAATGGATTTAGTAATGGACAGCCTATTGTAAGTAACCTGAATCTTCCGTTAAATTTAGGGTCTGGTAGATATTACAGTATTAAGGCTTCTCCTAAGATTAATAATCCAATGTATTCTAACCTTGTAGGTATTTCTTTTTGGGGAGATTTTAATGCGGGAAATGTTCCGGACACCTATTTCTTTAATCAGGTATATTCATTCAATGCATCTACCGGATTGATTACAAATGATTTTTTTCTGCATGTAAAAGGACTGAAAGCCTACCTGCCTGAATTTAATAGAGATGCATCCGTATTATTTCTTGGTTATGGACATATATATGCAGTAGATCTCGTTAATTCAACGTCTTCAAACGTTCAATATATGGAAATTTTTCACGATCCATCTAGTATTACTTCTTCTTCAGCTACTGGGATTCAGAGGAATATCTACGGGGATGTTTATATCAGCCGACAGTCTAAATCATTCCTAGGAAAAGTCATAAATCCTGATGTCTATAGTTCCTTTATGAGTGTAGATATGAACGCGGTAAGCTTGCTGAAAGCATCTGCAAATTATGGACTACCTCAGATAGTTCCTATACATGATAAATCCGGATTTGAAGGTTATTATCCTTGTGTAGGAAACCTGACTCTTTTCTCAGAACCGAATGTGTCTTTTTACTACAAAATAGCAGAAACAATAACGACAAAAGATAAATATATTTTGCAAGGGAAACATAATATAACCATGCAGGCGGGAGAAAGTATTAATCTTTTATCAGGTACTTTTATTGATAATGATGCCTCATATTATGGTTTTATAGCTCCTTGTAGCAAAGAAGAGGATAAGTTATCGAGGTCAGCATATAGAAAACCATCTCCTGTAAAAATGTTTTTAGAGTTGGATAAGAAAGAGAGAGTGGAAACTAACAGTGATATCAAAGTATATCCAAACCCTGTATCTGATTTCCTGACTATTACTGCTGCTGCAAAAATAAATAATGTTGAAGTATATGATATTTCAGGAAAAAGAATTGAAGTCAGTTTAAAAGATAATAAAGTAGATGTAAGAAACCTTTCTGGAGGTGTATATCTTATTATCATTGAAACGAAAAACGGAAAAATGACCAAACAGTTTATTAAGAAATAA
- a CDS encoding DUF6438 domain-containing protein: protein MKYLLGLCAFILLFSCTSQKVNSKYSTIEYEATPCFGFCPVFKMTISADRTAVFEAEHFNFNDKPSKDEFSKPREGTFKGTIKEEDYNKLISLLDGLNVKGLNDKYGEHNITDLPTSHLRIKFADGTSKNVEDYGKRGSEKLSEVYQFMENLRKNQEWTKVK, encoded by the coding sequence ATGAAATATTTACTAGGCCTTTGTGCATTTATATTATTATTTTCCTGTACTTCTCAAAAAGTAAACTCCAAATATTCTACCATTGAATATGAGGCTACCCCATGTTTTGGATTCTGTCCTGTCTTTAAAATGACCATCAGTGCCGACAGAACTGCCGTTTTTGAAGCGGAACATTTTAATTTCAATGACAAACCTTCAAAAGATGAGTTTTCAAAGCCACGTGAGGGAACTTTTAAAGGAACCATCAAAGAAGAAGATTACAATAAACTCATCAGTTTACTGGATGGATTAAATGTAAAAGGCTTAAACGATAAATATGGCGAGCACAATATTACTGATCTCCCAACCTCTCATTTAAGGATCAAATTTGCTGACGGAACTTCAAAAAATGTGGAAGACTATGGAAAACGCGGAAGTGAAAAGCTGTCAGAAGTGTATCAGTTTATGGAAAATTTAAGAAAGAACCAGGAATGGACTAAAGTCAAGTAA
- the obgE gene encoding GTPase ObgE codes for MSNFVDYVKIHCKSGHGGAGSAHLRREKYIPKGGPDGGDGGRGGHVIMRGNANEWTLLPLRYTRHIKAERGENGAKNQLTGADGSDIYIDVPIGTIAKNEEGEIIGEILDDKQEIILMQGGKGGKGNEFFKSSTNQTPRFAQPGMDGEEGYVVFELKILADVGLVGFPNAGKSTLLASVSAAKPKIANYAFTTLTPNLGIVDYRNYKSFVMADIPGIIEGAAEGKGLGHRFLRHIERNSILLFLIPADSENHFQEFKILENELKEYNPELLDKDFIVSVSKSDLLDDELKKEIAAEFPENKQPLFFSGVTGEGLMELKDAIWKQLHG; via the coding sequence ATGTCTAACTTTGTAGATTACGTAAAGATCCATTGTAAAAGCGGACACGGAGGTGCTGGTTCTGCCCACCTTCGCCGTGAAAAGTATATTCCTAAAGGAGGTCCTGACGGAGGCGACGGAGGTCGTGGAGGCCATGTCATCATGAGAGGAAATGCTAATGAATGGACTTTACTTCCACTTCGATACACCCGTCACATAAAAGCAGAACGAGGTGAAAACGGAGCAAAAAACCAGCTGACAGGAGCTGACGGTTCTGATATTTATATCGATGTTCCCATTGGGACTATCGCTAAAAATGAAGAAGGTGAAATTATCGGAGAAATCCTTGATGACAAGCAGGAAATAATTTTGATGCAAGGAGGGAAAGGTGGAAAAGGAAACGAATTTTTCAAATCTTCTACCAATCAGACTCCAAGATTTGCTCAACCCGGAATGGACGGTGAAGAAGGCTATGTTGTCTTCGAGCTTAAAATTTTGGCTGATGTAGGGTTAGTTGGGTTTCCAAATGCCGGAAAATCTACACTTTTAGCCTCTGTTTCTGCAGCAAAACCCAAAATTGCAAACTACGCGTTTACGACATTGACTCCTAACCTTGGGATCGTGGATTACAGAAATTACAAATCATTTGTAATGGCTGATATTCCCGGGATTATTGAAGGAGCAGCAGAAGGAAAAGGCTTAGGACACAGATTCCTGAGACATATTGAAAGAAACTCTATCCTTTTATTCTTAATTCCGGCTGATTCTGAAAATCATTTTCAGGAGTTTAAAATTCTGGAGAATGAATTGAAAGAATACAATCCTGAACTTTTAGATAAAGATTTCATTGTTTCGGTTTCAAAATCTGACCTTTTGGATGATGAACTGAAGAAAGAAATTGCAGCAGAGTTTCCGGAAAACAAACAACCTTTGTTCTTCTCAGGAGTTACCGGAGAAGGTCTTATGGAGCTTAAAGATGCTATCTGGAAGCAATTGCACGGATAG
- a CDS encoding adenylate kinase: MINIVLFGPPGSGKGTQAQNLIEKFNLKQVSTGDLFRYNMKNDTELGKLAKSYIDKGELVPDQVTTDMLIDEIKKPTDTNGFIFDGYPRTTAQTEALETIVKEVLNDDIDICLSLVVEDTILVERLLKRGETSGRSDDSNVEIIENRIKEYYTKTAEVAELYKQQGKYVEVNGVGEIDEISQKLFAEVEKIK, translated from the coding sequence ATGATAAACATTGTTCTGTTCGGCCCTCCAGGAAGTGGAAAAGGAACACAAGCTCAGAATCTAATCGAAAAATTCAATTTAAAACAGGTTTCAACAGGTGATCTTTTCAGATACAACATGAAAAACGACACTGAACTTGGAAAACTGGCTAAGTCATACATCGATAAGGGAGAATTGGTTCCGGATCAGGTAACAACAGATATGCTGATCGACGAGATCAAAAAACCTACTGATACCAATGGTTTTATTTTTGACGGATACCCAAGAACAACTGCTCAGACAGAAGCTTTGGAAACTATCGTTAAAGAAGTATTGAATGACGATATTGATATCTGTCTTTCATTGGTAGTAGAGGACACTATTTTGGTTGAAAGACTTCTGAAAAGAGGAGAAACCAGCGGAAGATCAGACGACAGCAATGTAGAGATCATTGAAAACAGAATTAAAGAATATTATACTAAAACAGCAGAAGTTGCCGAGCTTTATAAGCAGCAGGGTAAATATGTAGAGGTAAACGGTGTTGGAGAAATTGATGAGATTTCCCAAAAACTTTTCGCTGAGGTAGAGAAAATTAAATAA
- the hpt gene encoding hypoxanthine phosphoribosyltransferase: protein MESIKVHDKTFVPYLKDAEIQEIVKETALRIYEDYKDEVPVFIGVLNGVVMFFSDLLKYYPGECEIAFIQMSSYVGTESTGIVYQKMELTKDVRDRHIILVEDIVDTGNTVESLFKYFKETQRPKSVKLASFLLKPEIYKKDFKLDYIGMEIPNKFVLGYGLDYDELGRNLPNLYQLEDGQINH from the coding sequence ATGGAAAGCATTAAAGTTCACGACAAAACTTTCGTTCCTTATTTAAAGGATGCCGAAATTCAGGAAATTGTAAAAGAGACAGCGTTAAGAATTTATGAAGATTACAAAGATGAAGTACCTGTTTTCATTGGTGTTTTAAATGGGGTGGTAATGTTCTTCTCAGATCTTTTAAAATATTACCCGGGGGAATGCGAAATTGCCTTCATTCAAATGAGTTCTTATGTTGGAACTGAATCTACAGGGATTGTTTATCAGAAAATGGAGTTGACTAAAGATGTAAGAGACCGTCACATTATTCTTGTAGAAGACATCGTAGATACAGGAAATACGGTTGAAAGTCTTTTCAAATATTTTAAGGAAACACAACGTCCTAAATCTGTAAAGCTGGCTAGTTTCTTACTAAAACCTGAGATTTACAAAAAGGATTTCAAGCTGGATTATATCGGAATGGAAATTCCAAACAAATTTGTACTTGGGTACGGCCTTGATTATGATGAATTGGGAAGAAACCTACCTAATTTATATCAATTGGAAGACGGACAAATCAACCATTAA